In Cyanobacteriota bacterium, the following are encoded in one genomic region:
- the carB gene encoding carbamoyl-phosphate synthase large subunit, translated as MPKRTDIRKILIIGAGPIIIGQACEFDYSGTQACKALKDEGYEVVLVNSNPATIMTDPEFAHQTYIEPITADYVEKVIENERPDAILPTMGGQTSLNTAVELAKRGVLDKYNVELIGAKLPAIEVAEDREKFKDLMDTIGLKTPTSAIANTVLEGHKIAERIGFPVIVRPAFTLGGYGGGIAYNYDELDAILVKGISASPVDQVLVEQSIMGWKEIEFEVMRDLKDNVVIICSIENLDPMGIHTGDSITVAPTQTISDKEYQALRNASIKIIRAVGVETGGSNIQFALNPENGEILIIEMNPRVSRSSALASKATGFPIAKIAAKLAIGYTLDEIPNDITKKTMASFEPSIDYVVTKIPRFAFEKFPESKDILGTQMKSVGETMAIGRGFKESFQKALRGLESKGPIGFINKDLLRKVHSLSADDRELLKEKSKRDATTANSQRIYQVFDALYLGVTIEELHQLTQIDRWFLCHLNQIVEETLALEQAAQKAHGDSIQDKLKSFISEEKLHHLKSTGFSDKQIAVIIESSFKVRKRDIRELRDSYNIQPVYKTIDTCAGEFESYTPYHYSCYDQEDEITTSDKEKVIILGGGPNRIGQGIEFDYCCVHASHALRDAGYESIMVNNNPETVSTDYDTSDKLYFEPITVEDVLSIWNKEKSLGNKLKGVIVQLGGQTPLNISKALESHGVTIIGTSPHMIDLAEDRDRFGKLIEELGLKQTSNAIANSTNEAIAQAKAIGFPLVMRPSYVLGGRGMEIVYSEKEVENWLARVILEDDQFPILIDKFLDNAIEIDVDAISDGKETVLAGIMQHIEYAGVHSGDSACMYPPQTLSATILEEIKTATIKLAKSLNVIGLMNIQFAVKNEELYILEVNPRASRSVPFISKATGIAWAKLAALIMVGKTIEELKVRELLTKIPKNQVSVKEAVFSFNKFDGSSIFLGPEMKSTGEVMGISNKFPMAFAKAQIAASLNLPKSGKIFMSYNDRDKDSASKTAKDLIDLGFQIVATSGTAKFLQASGLEIEKVLKVNEGRPNITDLLKNGEINLILNVPWGKEAYEDSQVITNIAQAKNIPVITTSSGSEATVEALAAVNSTEIRVKSLQSYLKSTSKELK; from the coding sequence GTGCCCAAAAGAACTGATATCCGCAAAATACTTATTATTGGTGCGGGTCCAATTATTATAGGACAAGCTTGTGAATTTGATTATTCTGGTACTCAAGCATGTAAAGCCCTTAAAGACGAAGGTTATGAAGTTGTTTTAGTTAACAGTAATCCTGCAACTATCATGACCGATCCTGAATTTGCTCATCAAACTTATATAGAACCGATTACAGCTGACTATGTTGAAAAAGTAATCGAAAACGAAAGACCAGATGCAATCCTCCCTACCATGGGTGGTCAAACCAGTCTTAATACAGCCGTAGAATTGGCTAAGAGAGGAGTTCTCGACAAATACAACGTAGAGCTCATTGGAGCCAAATTGCCTGCAATAGAGGTCGCTGAGGACAGAGAGAAATTTAAGGACTTAATGGACACTATTGGTTTAAAGACACCAACTTCTGCAATTGCCAATACTGTCTTGGAAGGTCACAAAATAGCGGAACGAATCGGCTTTCCAGTAATAGTGAGACCTGCTTTTACACTTGGTGGTTACGGTGGTGGTATTGCATATAACTATGACGAACTAGATGCAATTCTTGTCAAAGGAATTTCAGCAAGTCCTGTAGATCAAGTATTAGTTGAACAATCAATCATGGGCTGGAAAGAAATAGAGTTTGAGGTCATGCGTGATCTCAAAGACAACGTGGTTATCATCTGTTCAATCGAGAATCTTGATCCAATGGGTATACATACAGGTGACAGTATTACTGTTGCACCAACACAAACCATTAGTGACAAAGAATATCAAGCCTTGCGTAACGCTTCTATCAAAATCATTAGAGCCGTCGGTGTTGAAACCGGTGGTAGCAATATTCAATTTGCATTGAACCCAGAAAATGGTGAGATCCTAATCATAGAGATGAATCCAAGAGTATCAAGATCAAGTGCCTTGGCTTCAAAAGCAACTGGTTTCCCTATTGCCAAGATCGCAGCCAAACTTGCAATTGGTTACACACTCGATGAAATCCCAAATGACATTACAAAAAAAACCATGGCTAGTTTTGAGCCAAGTATAGACTACGTAGTTACCAAGATTCCAAGATTTGCTTTTGAAAAATTTCCTGAAAGCAAAGATATCTTAGGCACTCAAATGAAATCGGTAGGCGAGACGATGGCTATTGGTAGAGGCTTTAAGGAGAGTTTCCAGAAAGCTCTAAGAGGGCTAGAGAGCAAAGGACCTATTGGTTTTATTAATAAGGACTTACTCAGGAAAGTACACAGTCTGTCAGCTGATGACAGAGAACTGCTCAAAGAAAAATCCAAACGCGATGCCACAACAGCAAACTCACAACGGATTTACCAAGTCTTTGATGCTCTTTACCTTGGAGTAACAATTGAAGAACTTCATCAACTAACTCAAATAGATAGATGGTTTTTGTGCCACTTAAATCAAATTGTAGAAGAAACTCTCGCTCTAGAACAAGCAGCCCAAAAAGCCCACGGTGATTCAATCCAAGACAAGCTCAAATCATTTATCAGTGAAGAGAAGTTACATCATCTAAAGTCAACAGGCTTCTCTGATAAACAGATAGCAGTGATTATAGAATCTAGCTTTAAGGTACGCAAAAGAGATATTCGTGAACTAAGAGACAGCTACAATATCCAACCAGTCTACAAAACTATAGATACTTGCGCTGGAGAGTTTGAGTCCTACACACCTTATCACTATTCTTGTTATGACCAAGAAGATGAAATTACCACAAGTGACAAAGAGAAAGTAATCATACTTGGCGGTGGACCAAACAGAATTGGGCAAGGTATTGAGTTTGATTATTGTTGTGTTCACGCTTCGCACGCTCTTAGAGACGCAGGTTATGAAAGTATCATGGTCAATAACAACCCTGAAACTGTGTCTACAGACTATGACACCAGTGACAAACTATATTTTGAACCTATAACCGTTGAAGATGTACTATCAATTTGGAACAAAGAAAAATCACTCGGCAATAAACTCAAGGGTGTAATAGTACAGCTTGGTGGACAAACACCACTCAATATCTCCAAAGCACTTGAAAGCCACGGTGTGACTATCATTGGTACCAGCCCGCATATGATAGACCTTGCTGAAGATAGAGATCGCTTCGGTAAATTAATTGAAGAGCTTGGACTCAAACAAACAAGCAATGCAATTGCTAATAGCACTAATGAAGCAATCGCTCAAGCCAAAGCAATAGGTTTCCCGCTAGTGATGAGACCAAGTTATGTACTTGGCGGTAGAGGAATGGAAATTGTTTATAGCGAAAAAGAAGTTGAAAACTGGCTAGCAAGAGTAATCCTAGAAGATGATCAGTTCCCAATTCTTATTGATAAATTCTTAGATAACGCTATTGAGATTGATGTAGACGCAATTTCGGACGGTAAAGAAACTGTCTTGGCTGGCATCATGCAGCATATCGAATACGCTGGTGTGCATAGTGGTGACTCTGCATGTATGTATCCACCGCAAACACTCTCTGCTACAATCCTAGAAGAAATTAAAACTGCAACTATCAAACTAGCTAAGTCACTCAATGTAATTGGCTTAATGAATATTCAATTTGCTGTCAAGAATGAAGAACTATATATCCTAGAAGTCAATCCTCGTGCAAGTCGTAGCGTACCGTTCATTTCAAAAGCCACTGGCATAGCTTGGGCAAAACTAGCTGCTTTAATCATGGTTGGAAAAACAATTGAAGAATTAAAAGTAAGAGAACTATTAACCAAGATTCCGAAGAATCAAGTTTCAGTAAAAGAAGCAGTATTCTCGTTTAACAAGTTTGATGGTAGTAGTATTTTCCTTGGACCAGAGATGAAGAGTACCGGTGAAGTCATGGGTATCAGTAACAAGTTTCCAATGGCATTTGCCAAAGCTCAAATCGCTGCCTCACTCAATTTACCAAAATCAGGCAAGATCTTTATGAGCTATAACGATAGAGACAAAGACTCAGCAAGCAAGACAGCCAAAGACTTAATCGATCTGGGTTTTCAGATTGTTGCAACTAGTGGTACAGCCAAATTTTTACAAGCAAGCGGGCTTGAAATAGAGAAAGTACTCAAAGTGAATGAAGGTAGACCAAATATCACTGACTTACTCAAAAATGGCGAGATTAACCTGATTCTTAATGTACCTTGGGGCAAAGAAGCCTATGAAGATAGTCAAGTCATCACCAATATAGCTCAAGCTAAAAACATCCCGGTAATTACTACCAGCTCAGGTTCAGAAGCTACGGTTGAAGCTCTAGCTGCTGTCAATAGTACTGAAATAAGGGTTAAGTCCTTGCAGAGTTATCTGAAGTCGACATCTAAAGAATTGAAATAA
- the rimM gene encoding ribosome maturation factor RimM (Essential for efficient processing of 16S rRNA), whose product MQRIIGKIAGFHGLKGEIKIFPLIDNLAIFKELEEIFIEGQSYKLLATRPHKNTIMVKLEGINDLTTAEKLNGHIEADIEDDLQAGGYYIADLMDLVVQDETGKEIGKVSNYSSEAQDHIFIKLNEEYAAKSELILPFVDEYILEVIAGDHIKINLDKDLLELCC is encoded by the coding sequence GTGCAAAGAATAATAGGCAAAATTGCAGGGTTTCATGGGCTAAAGGGAGAGATTAAAATCTTCCCCTTAATAGATAATCTTGCAATATTTAAAGAACTTGAAGAGATTTTTATTGAAGGTCAAAGTTATAAGTTGCTTGCAACACGTCCTCATAAAAATACAATAATGGTCAAACTAGAAGGGATTAATGATTTAACTACCGCAGAAAAGCTCAATGGACACATCGAAGCTGATATCGAAGATGATTTGCAAGCTGGTGGCTACTATATTGCGGATCTAATGGATTTAGTTGTACAAGATGAAACTGGCAAAGAAATTGGCAAGGTGAGTAATTATTCTTCAGAGGCACAGGATCATATATTTATTAAATTAAATGAAGAATACGCAGCCAAGAGTGAGTTGATATTGCCTTTTGTGGATGAATATATACTGGAAGTGATCGCTGGTGATCACATTAAAATCAATCTAGATAAGGATTTGCTGGAGCTTTGTTGTTGA
- a CDS encoding phosphoribosylanthranilate isomerase, producing MKPKIKICGITNLIDAKNALQLGADYIGFINIKNSPRFITSQQIEDIFIELTDEERLKAVILTDLDTIDGIMNLCKSIGIKIVQPYGSFSNSELDRLKLMNYRILKPLHVEIEEDIETIDTYQTSVEVIILDTKTNNPEVLGGSGETFDWNIYIKAQKRSDVKLALAGGLNLDNIGEALTSCNPYMIDISSGLESSPGIKSFNKMKALFELTSLSRLES from the coding sequence TTGAAACCCAAAATTAAAATATGCGGAATTACTAACTTGATTGATGCCAAGAATGCTCTTCAACTTGGTGCTGACTATATTGGTTTTATTAATATAAAAAATTCACCACGATTTATTACTAGTCAACAAATAGAAGATATTTTTATTGAGTTAACGGATGAAGAACGTCTCAAGGCAGTGATTCTTACTGATCTTGATACTATCGATGGAATAATGAATCTTTGTAAAAGTATCGGTATCAAAATTGTGCAGCCTTATGGATCATTCTCCAATAGTGAGTTAGATAGATTGAAACTAATGAATTATAGAATTCTTAAACCGTTGCATGTTGAAATTGAAGAAGATATTGAAACGATTGATACTTATCAAACAAGTGTTGAAGTAATAATTCTTGATACTAAAACCAATAATCCTGAAGTCTTAGGTGGTAGTGGTGAGACTTTTGATTGGAATATTTATATTAAAGCTCAAAAGAGAAGTGATGTGAAATTAGCACTTGCTGGTGGTCTCAATTTGGACAATATTGGTGAAGCTTTAACTAGCTGTAACCCCTATATGATCGATATTTCAAGCGGATTAGAATCATCACCAGGAATCAAATCTTTCAATAAAATGAAAGCATTGTTCGAACTGACTAGTCTATCTAGACTAGAATCGTAA